Proteins encoded within one genomic window of Saccharopolyspora pogona:
- a CDS encoding TetR family transcriptional regulator — protein sequence MLSACAELIDEVGYDGLTTTLIAERAGVAVGSLYQFFPDKRAVVQELTLRNLDRFVRTVSARFDQLELEHWWDAVDAVFDVYLTMHREVPAFSRLHFGDVVDLRLLDPSKDNNAVIAEKLTGLIGEEFGLAPADLLLPLAVAVEAADAVLHLAFRRDPAGEPTLVAEAKELVRGYLSNRMPADQPKDLPSPR from the coding sequence ATGCTCTCGGCGTGTGCCGAGCTGATCGACGAGGTGGGCTATGACGGGTTGACAACCACTCTCATCGCCGAGCGCGCCGGCGTGGCGGTCGGATCGCTCTACCAGTTCTTCCCCGACAAGCGCGCCGTCGTCCAGGAACTAACGCTGCGCAACCTCGACCGCTTCGTGCGCACCGTGTCCGCGCGGTTCGACCAGCTGGAGCTGGAGCACTGGTGGGACGCGGTGGACGCGGTCTTCGACGTCTACCTGACGATGCACCGCGAAGTCCCGGCGTTCAGCCGGCTGCACTTCGGCGACGTGGTCGACCTGCGGCTGCTGGACCCCAGCAAGGACAACAACGCGGTGATCGCCGAGAAGCTCACCGGGCTGATCGGCGAGGAGTTCGGGCTCGCCCCGGCGGACCTGCTGCTTCCACTGGCGGTCGCGGTCGAGGCGGCGGACGCGGTGCTGCACCTGGCGTTCCGGCGCGACCCGGCCGGGGAGCCCACGCTCGTCGCGGAGGCGAAGGAACTGGTGCGCGGCTACCTGTCGAACCGGATGCCCGCGGATCAGCCGAAGGACTTGCCCTCGCCCCGGTAG
- a CDS encoding amino acid deaminase/aldolase produces MRRFEEITRELDPPFAVADLDAFDSNAADLARRAAGRPIRVATKSVRCRDLLQRVLRTPGFAGLMCYTLAEALWLHREGLSDDALVAYPTADRSALRELAADPAAAASIALMVDSVDHLDLIDAATGSARPKIRLCLEIDASWRPLPGLHLGTRRSPVHTAAQARRLAESVVRRKGFRLVGLMAYEGQIAGLGDAPPGRPLKAAVLRWMQRRSAAELAERRAEVVRAVRALAPLEYVNGGGTGSLEGTAAERAVTEVAAGSGLIGPTLFDGYRAFRPRPAVLYALPVVHRPAARIATVFGGGYLASGPPGADRVPTPHWPAGLQLLATEGTGEVQTPVAGDAARRLRLGDRVWFRHAKAGELAERFTHYHLVAADRLTGTAPTYRGEGKSFG; encoded by the coding sequence GTGCGCCGGTTCGAAGAGATCACCAGGGAGCTCGACCCGCCCTTCGCGGTGGCCGACCTCGACGCGTTCGACAGCAACGCGGCCGACCTGGCGCGCCGTGCCGCCGGGCGGCCGATCCGGGTGGCCACCAAGTCGGTGCGCTGCCGCGACCTCCTGCAACGGGTGCTGCGCACCCCCGGCTTCGCCGGGCTGATGTGCTACACCCTGGCCGAAGCGCTCTGGCTGCACCGCGAAGGCCTGAGCGACGACGCCCTCGTCGCCTACCCGACCGCCGACCGCTCGGCGCTTCGCGAGCTCGCGGCCGACCCGGCGGCCGCCGCGTCGATCGCGCTCATGGTCGACTCCGTCGACCACCTCGACCTCATCGACGCCGCCACCGGCTCCGCCCGGCCCAAGATCCGGCTCTGCCTCGAAATCGACGCGTCCTGGCGGCCGCTGCCCGGCCTGCACCTCGGCACCCGGCGCTCCCCGGTGCACACCGCCGCGCAGGCCCGGCGACTCGCCGAATCCGTGGTGCGCCGCAAGGGTTTTCGCCTGGTCGGGCTGATGGCGTACGAAGGCCAGATCGCCGGGCTCGGCGACGCGCCGCCCGGCCGGCCGCTGAAGGCCGCCGTGCTGCGCTGGATGCAGCGCCGTTCGGCCGCCGAACTGGCCGAACGCCGGGCCGAGGTGGTGCGGGCGGTGCGCGCGCTGGCGCCCCTGGAGTACGTCAACGGCGGTGGCACCGGCAGCCTGGAGGGCACCGCCGCGGAACGCGCCGTCACCGAGGTGGCAGCCGGCTCCGGGCTGATCGGCCCGACGCTATTCGACGGCTACCGCGCCTTCCGCCCCCGCCCGGCGGTCCTCTACGCGCTACCCGTCGTGCACCGCCCCGCCGCGCGCATCGCGACGGTGTTCGGCGGTGGCTACCTCGCTTCCGGGCCGCCCGGCGCGGACCGGGTGCCGACGCCACACTGGCCGGCCGGCCTCCAGTTGCTCGCGACCGAGGGCACCGGCGAGGTGCAGACCCCCGTGGCCGGCGACGCGGCCCGGCGGCTCCGGCTCGGCGACCGGGTCTGGTTCCGGCATGCCAAGGCGGGCGAGCTAGCCGAGCGGTTCACCCACTACCACCTGGTGGCGGCCGACCGGCTGACCGGCACCGCGCCGACCTACCGGGGCGAGGGCAAGTCCTTCGGCTGA